A window of the Labeo rohita strain BAU-BD-2019 chromosome 1, IGBB_LRoh.1.0, whole genome shotgun sequence genome harbors these coding sequences:
- the LOC127169284 gene encoding cartilage acidic protein 1-like: MVCNTNKAMVSGSVILSSFPSSCSDINECRRLPAVCPHTRPVCTNTYGHYKCSSRKRCVEGYKPSRDGRACVAVASRYDSSVSSFPVCPGFCLSELLLISVLSVSGGLCLCR; this comes from the exons ATGGTGTGCAATACTAATAAAGCAATGGTGAGTGGGAGTGTGATTCTGTCTTCATTCCCTTCATCCTGTTCAGATATAAACGAGTGCAGGCGTTTGCCAGCCGTGTGTCCTCACACTCGTCCGGTGTGCACCAACACATATGGACACTATAAGTGCAGCTCTAGGAAGAGATGTGTTGAGGGCTACAAGCCCAGCAGAGACGGCCGAGCGTGTGTGG CTGTGGCCTCCCGGTACGACAGCAGCGTCTCTTCCTTTCCTGTCTGTCCTGGTTTTTGTCTTTCTGAGCTTCTCCTGATCTCAGTGCTGAGTGTCTCTGGAGGTCTGTGTCTGTGTCGCTGA